One window from the genome of Antechinus flavipes isolate AdamAnt ecotype Samford, QLD, Australia chromosome X, AdamAnt_v2, whole genome shotgun sequence encodes:
- the GPR119 gene encoding glucose-dependent insulinotropic receptor has protein sequence MDSTFSFGVILATLACFIIAINALVAVAVFLLIHKTDSISLCFTLNLAVADILIGVAISGLVTDQLSNPSHSTQRTLCSLRMAFVTSSSAASVLTVMLIAFDRYLAIKKPFRYFQIMNGPLAGTCVAGLWLVSYIIGFIPLWMPYFQQATYQGPCSFFSVFQPRYVLILSVGGFFPALLLFVFFYCDMFKIASLHNEQIRKMELAGAPEGHCPSLRASGDLKALRTVAVLIGSFTLSWAPFLITSIVQSACQHCQLYQVLERYLWLLGVGNSLLNPLIYAYWQKDVRMQLYQMAVGVKKKLMLLFFLRHPRDPGPRETRETSCQVITITRGHLEG, from the coding sequence ATGGATTCCACCTTCTCTTTTGGGGTGATCCTTGCCACTCTGGCCTGCTTCATCATCGCAATCAATGCCCTGGTGGCGGTGGCCGTGTTTCTGCTGATCCACAAGACCGACAGCATCAGCCTCTGCTTCACCCTGAACCTGGCCGTGGCCGACATCCTCATCGGCGTGGCCATCTCCGGCCTCGTCACCGACCAGCTCTCCAATCCGTCCCACTCCACCCAGAGGACCCTGTGCAGCCTCCGCATGGCCTTCGTCACCTCCTCCTCCGCCGCCTCCGTCCTCACCGTGATGCTGATCGCCTTCGACAGGTACCTGGCCATCAAGAAGCCCTTCCGCTACTTCCAGATCATGAACGGGCCCCTGGCCGGGACCTGCGTGGCCGGCCTCTGGTTGGTGTCCTACATCATTGGCTTCATCCCGCTGTGGATGCCCTACTTCCAGCAGGCCACGTACCAAGGCCCCTGCAGCTTCTTCTCCGTGTTCCAGCCCCGTTACGTTCTGATTCTGTCCGTCGGGGGCTTCTTCCCTGCCCTGCTGCTCTTTGTCTTCTTCTACTGTGACATGTTCAAGATCGCCTCCCTGCACAATGAGCAGATCCGGAAGATGGAGCTTGCCGGAGCCCCGGAAGGCCACTGTCCTTCCCTCAGGGCTTCCGGGGACCTCAAGGCACTCCGGACTGTGGCTGTGCTCATCGGGAGCTTCACCCTGTCCTGGGCCCCGTTCCTCATCACCAGCATCGTGCAGTCTGCCTGCCAGCACTGCCAGCTCTACCAAGTGCTGGAGAGGTACCTGTGGCTGCTCGGAGTCGGGAACTCTCTCCTCAACCCACTCATCTATGCCTACTGGCAGAAGGACGTGAGGATGCAGCTCTACCAGATGGCTGTGggagtgaaaaagaaattgatgctGCTCTTCTTCCTCAGACACCCCAGGGATCCCGGCCCAAGGGAGACCAGGGAAACTTCCTGCCAAGTCATCACTATCACCCGTGGCCACCTGGAGGGCTGA